The Saprospiraceae bacterium genome includes a window with the following:
- a CDS encoding winged helix-turn-helix transcriptional regulator, translated as MEARRDIFQAIADPTRRAIVVLLAMGSMTPNALAEHFDSSRQAVSKHLKILTECELLRQEQQGREIYYHLDIDKMKEIDHWISQFKKIWESKFDQLDQLLANLKSEKK; from the coding sequence ATGGAAGCAAGAAGAGATATATTTCAAGCCATTGCAGACCCTACCCGCAGAGCGATTGTCGTATTACTAGCTATGGGATCAATGACGCCAAATGCATTGGCAGAACATTTTGATAGTAGCAGACAAGCTGTCTCCAAACACTTAAAAATTCTAACAGAATGCGAATTATTAAGACAAGAACAACAAGGTAGAGAGATATATTATCACTTAGATATCGACAAAATGAAAGAAATAGACCATTGGATAAGCCAGTTTAAAAAGATTTGGGAGTCGAAATTCGACCAGTTAGATCAATTATTAGCAAACCTTAAATCCGAAAAGAAATGA
- a CDS encoding type II toxin-antitoxin system VapC family toxin, giving the protein MNYLIDSHIGIWMVTQPGMIRTSIKDILLNQENEIFISTVSFWEFSLKYSLGKLSLNGATPETFKRELEMACKVSILDLNLSDTVSFHNLRSFHHKDPFDRMLIWQAIQNNMTFITDDEQIHKYKDCGLKVVW; this is encoded by the coding sequence ATGAACTATTTGATTGATAGCCATATAGGAATCTGGATGGTAACACAACCTGGTATGATCAGGACAAGTATCAAGGATATACTATTAAATCAAGAAAATGAAATTTTCATTAGTACAGTTAGTTTTTGGGAGTTTAGTCTCAAATATAGTTTGGGGAAACTTAGTCTTAATGGTGCAACACCAGAAACATTTAAGCGTGAATTAGAGATGGCTTGTAAAGTATCTATTCTTGACTTAAATCTTTCAGACACGGTTTCTTTTCACAATTTAAGATCATTCCACCACAAAGATCCGTTTGATCGTATGCTGATCTGGCAAGCGATCCAAAACAACATGACTTTTATCACTGATGATGAGCAAATTCATAAATATAAAGATTGTGGGTTGAAGGTAGTTTGGTGA
- a CDS encoding SRPBCC domain-containing protein → MSDKITVSAIVNADKIKVWDCYTNPVHIVHWNFADPSWHCPKAENDMTIGGKYLARMEAKDGSFGFDFEAIYTTIDMGNSFSYTFGDRFCNVSFKEADDQTKVTVSFDPETEHPIEMQQAGWQAILNNFKSYVDTF, encoded by the coding sequence ATGAGTGATAAAATCACGGTTTCAGCCATAGTAAATGCTGACAAAATCAAAGTTTGGGATTGTTATACCAATCCGGTACATATCGTCCATTGGAATTTTGCAGATCCTTCCTGGCACTGTCCGAAAGCTGAAAATGACATGACTATTGGTGGAAAATATCTAGCAAGAATGGAAGCCAAAGATGGGAGTTTTGGATTTGACTTCGAAGCGATTTACACCACCATTGATATGGGAAATTCTTTTTCATATACATTTGGAGATCGTTTTTGTAATGTGAGTTTTAAGGAAGCAGATGATCAAACCAAAGTCACGGTATCATTCGATCCTGAAACAGAACATCCAATTGAAATGCAACAAGCAGGATGGCAAGCGATCCTAAATAATTTCAAATCGTATGTTGATACTTTTTAA
- a CDS encoding SRPBCC domain-containing protein, with protein sequence MKPEIEISRLLDADISLVWKAITEKELMKQWYFDLIEFKPEIGFSFEFTGGHEGGIQYNHICVITEVEFEKKLTYSWKYEGYEGISYVTFELIDEDGKTRLNFSHSGLSTFPYNNLDFALHNFEGGWDHFINHALPEFLIKTN encoded by the coding sequence ATGAAACCAGAAATTGAAATTTCCAGGTTATTAGATGCAGATATAAGTCTCGTATGGAAGGCCATTACTGAAAAGGAATTGATGAAGCAATGGTATTTTGACCTTATTGAATTCAAACCTGAAATCGGGTTTTCATTTGAGTTTACAGGTGGACATGAAGGTGGTATCCAATACAATCATATATGTGTGATAACTGAAGTAGAATTCGAAAAAAAGCTCACCTACAGCTGGAAATATGAAGGTTATGAAGGCATATCTTATGTGACTTTCGAACTTATAGATGAGGACGGAAAGACAAGACTTAATTTTTCCCATAGCGGATTATCGACATTTCCTTACAACAATCTTGACTTTGCATTACACAATTTCGAAGGAGGTTGGGATCACTTTATAAATCATGCATTACCAGAATTTTTAATTAAAACAAATTAA